A portion of the uncultured Draconibacterium sp. genome contains these proteins:
- a CDS encoding amidohydrolase family protein, producing the protein MKTIIKNITITFLFLTLASAPFAQVPAPASAQEEGTVLLGATAHLGTGEVIENSAIAFDNGILTFVGKASELGDDYSDYKTIDVSGKQVYPGLILLRSQLGLVEIGGVTATLDKDETGVLNPSVRSCVSYNTDSEIIPVVRTNGVLLAQVIPQGGMLCGLSSVMNLDAWNYKDALYNTDEGMWLSWPAYYQSSGFGGNSTTSENKSYAKNVEKLESIFTNAKVYTGSPVNSKLAAMQGLFDGSTILYIQADDVKSVIESITFAKKMGVKKIVLADADEDALLVKDFLKENDIPVICAHVHRLPKRNDIYTKAPDEMAVKFSEAGILTAVTFVGEEKCMNLPFVAGQAVAFGMSKEEALKTITLNAAKILGIDDRAGSLEVGKDAHVVVSDGDLLDMRTSKVRLAYINGREIDLINKHKKLYHKFAEKYGQEIIE; encoded by the coding sequence ATGAAGACGATTATAAAAAATATAACGATCACATTTTTATTCCTGACTTTAGCTTCTGCACCCTTTGCACAGGTACCTGCTCCGGCTTCTGCACAGGAAGAGGGAACTGTTTTGCTAGGCGCTACTGCTCACCTGGGAACGGGTGAAGTAATTGAGAATTCTGCAATAGCTTTCGATAATGGAATTTTAACTTTTGTTGGAAAAGCATCGGAACTGGGAGATGATTATTCGGACTATAAAACCATCGATGTAAGCGGAAAACAAGTGTACCCTGGATTGATTTTATTGAGATCGCAGCTGGGATTAGTTGAAATTGGAGGTGTAACAGCAACGCTGGATAAAGATGAAACCGGTGTTTTAAATCCAAGTGTCAGATCGTGCGTATCGTATAATACCGATTCGGAAATAATACCTGTTGTTCGCACAAATGGTGTTTTGTTGGCACAGGTAATTCCTCAGGGAGGTATGTTGTGCGGGCTGTCTTCGGTTATGAATCTGGATGCCTGGAATTATAAAGATGCTTTGTATAACACCGATGAGGGAATGTGGTTATCATGGCCGGCTTACTATCAAAGTAGTGGTTTCGGTGGTAATAGCACAACAAGCGAAAATAAAAGCTATGCCAAAAATGTAGAAAAGCTGGAGAGTATTTTTACAAACGCAAAAGTTTATACCGGTTCTCCTGTAAACTCAAAACTTGCTGCTATGCAAGGTCTTTTCGATGGATCTACCATCCTGTATATTCAGGCTGATGATGTGAAATCGGTGATTGAGAGTATCACTTTTGCAAAAAAAATGGGGGTGAAAAAAATTGTTTTGGCCGATGCTGATGAAGATGCATTATTGGTGAAAGATTTCTTGAAAGAAAATGATATACCTGTGATTTGTGCACACGTACATCGTTTGCCCAAACGGAATGATATTTATACAAAGGCTCCTGATGAAATGGCTGTAAAATTTTCTGAAGCCGGTATTCTTACTGCCGTTACTTTTGTTGGTGAAGAAAAATGTATGAATCTTCCATTTGTAGCCGGACAGGCAGTTGCTTTTGGCATGTCGAAAGAAGAAGCCTTAAAAACGATTACTCTAAATGCGGCAAAGATTCTTGGAATCGACGATAGAGCGGGCAGCCTCGAAGTAGGAAAAGATGCACATGTTGTGGTTTCCGATGGAGACTTACTGGATATGCGCACAAGTAAAGTTCGCCTGGCTTATATAAATGGTCGTGAGATTGATCTGATTAACAAGCATAAAAAATTGTACCACAAGTTTGCTGAAAAATATGGGCAGGAAATTATTGAGTAG
- a CDS encoding bifunctional GNAT family N-acetyltransferase/carbon-nitrogen hydrolase family protein — translation MQEIDNIELSFLTLDDYEGLKEAMIESYPDMPEDYWLKSQIKSLIKRFPEGQVVIKINGIVAGCALSLILDYSKFEGKHTYQKITGNYTFNTHTNDGDVLYGIEIFIKPEFRGLRLGRRLYDYRKELCERLNLKGVLFGGRIPNYHKYADELTPKEYIEKVRRKEIDDPVLNFQISNDFYPSKILKNYLEGDEDSNEYAVLLKWDNIYYEKEITQPVAQKTIVRLGLIQWQMRLYKTLDDVMNQAEYFIDAVSGYRSDFALFPEFFNAPLMVENNHLSEPEAIRKLAEYTDEVVARFSELAIAYNINIITGSMPEIENDRLYNVGYVCHRDGSVDRFEKLHVTPDEEKVWGMEGGSQLKSIETDCGKIGVLICYDIEFPELGRLLADEGVDIVFVPFLTDTQNGFSRVRNCAQARAIENECYVAIAGSVGNLPKVHNMDIQYAQSMVFTPCDFAFPANGVKAETTPNTEMILIADVDISLLRELNQFGSVRNLKDRRQDLFQLKKKKQ, via the coding sequence ATGCAGGAAATTGACAATATAGAATTATCCTTTTTAACACTTGATGATTATGAGGGGCTGAAAGAAGCCATGATTGAATCTTACCCGGACATGCCGGAAGATTATTGGCTCAAATCGCAGATAAAGTCACTTATAAAACGCTTTCCTGAAGGACAAGTAGTAATAAAAATAAATGGAATAGTAGCCGGATGTGCCCTTTCGCTCATCCTTGATTATTCTAAATTTGAAGGCAAGCATACCTACCAGAAGATAACCGGAAATTACACTTTCAATACACATACTAATGATGGCGATGTTTTGTATGGTATTGAGATTTTCATAAAACCTGAATTTCGTGGTTTGAGATTAGGGCGCAGACTTTATGATTACAGGAAGGAACTTTGTGAGCGATTGAATTTGAAAGGGGTACTTTTTGGCGGAAGAATACCAAACTATCATAAATACGCCGATGAATTAACGCCGAAAGAATATATCGAAAAAGTAAGGCGAAAAGAGATTGATGATCCTGTTTTAAATTTTCAAATCTCGAATGACTTTTATCCTTCAAAAATTTTAAAGAATTACCTCGAGGGTGATGAAGACTCGAATGAATATGCCGTTCTTTTAAAATGGGACAATATTTACTATGAAAAGGAAATTACACAACCTGTAGCTCAGAAAACAATTGTTCGCCTTGGGCTTATTCAATGGCAGATGAGGCTTTACAAAACTTTGGATGATGTTATGAATCAGGCCGAGTATTTTATAGATGCTGTTTCGGGTTATCGTTCAGATTTTGCCTTGTTCCCCGAGTTTTTTAATGCTCCGTTGATGGTTGAAAATAATCATCTTTCAGAACCTGAGGCTATTCGTAAGCTGGCAGAATACACCGATGAAGTTGTGGCTCGTTTTTCGGAATTAGCGATTGCATACAATATCAATATCATTACCGGGAGTATGCCGGAAATTGAAAACGACAGGCTTTATAACGTGGGTTACGTTTGTCATCGGGATGGATCTGTCGATCGTTTTGAGAAATTGCATGTTACTCCTGATGAAGAAAAAGTCTGGGGAATGGAGGGTGGTTCTCAACTAAAATCCATTGAGACCGATTGTGGTAAAATTGGTGTGTTAATTTGTTATGATATTGAATTTCCGGAATTGGGTCGTTTATTGGCAGATGAAGGGGTGGATATCGTTTTTGTTCCATTTTTAACAGATACGCAAAATGGTTTTTCTCGGGTGCGCAATTGTGCGCAGGCACGCGCCATCGAAAACGAATGTTATGTGGCCATTGCGGGTAGCGTAGGTAACCTGCCGAAAGTGCATAATATGGATATTCAGTATGCGCAGTCGATGGTATTTACGCCCTGCGATTTTGCTTTTCCGGCAAATGGAGTAAAGGCAGAAACCACACCAAACACCGAAATGATTCTGATAGCGGATGTGGATATTAGCCTTTTGCGCGAACTGAATCAGTTTGGTAGCGTAAGAAATCTGAAAGACCGTCGCCAGGATTTGTTTCAGCTGAAAAAGAAGAAGCAATAG
- a CDS encoding carboxypeptidase-like regulatory domain-containing protein, whose product MNPTRFSVSLLLFCILTTSVFAQQTISGRITDAETQLPVPHAEVFISGTTLGCISDSAGYFKLKIPFLPCTLVADHVAYESYISTLQNTNELLIKLDQSNFDIHEVQVSGKNRRKRNLRFFYTHFIEDYSNKIEVKNDSALIFDRDEMQFTARSKEPLIIENNYLGYRIKLFLEEFTVTSTDGPKGKQIALNSPRGGFITKLKGYHYYETLENEKPDRKSYFNNNRRITYHGSYRHFLKSIYDNEPGKQGYKIFKYPKKIDAAFYQIEEKEPKNQARQYIILADTLAIQYRFDDDEYPIPAEYLSDRDHYNVRKSFIYSTKQPFTIRSNGTSPDPNFIIEGRMDKKNFANSLPDDYVPPKR is encoded by the coding sequence ATGAATCCTACCAGATTTTCCGTTTCGCTGTTGTTATTTTGTATACTCACGACCAGTGTTTTTGCACAACAAACCATTAGCGGACGAATTACGGATGCAGAAACCCAACTTCCAGTTCCGCATGCCGAGGTATTTATTTCAGGAACAACCTTAGGCTGCATTTCCGATTCTGCAGGTTATTTTAAATTGAAAATACCGTTTTTGCCTTGTACGCTTGTTGCCGACCATGTTGCCTACGAATCCTACATCAGCACACTTCAAAACACAAATGAGTTACTCATAAAACTTGATCAGAGCAACTTTGATATTCACGAAGTACAGGTTTCCGGAAAAAACCGACGGAAAAGAAATTTAAGGTTTTTCTATACACATTTTATTGAGGATTACAGTAATAAAATAGAGGTAAAAAATGATAGTGCATTGATTTTTGATCGGGACGAGATGCAATTTACAGCCCGATCGAAAGAACCACTGATCATTGAAAATAATTACCTCGGGTACCGAATCAAACTATTTCTTGAAGAATTTACAGTGACCAGTACCGATGGCCCAAAAGGAAAACAGATTGCGTTAAATTCGCCACGTGGTGGTTTCATAACAAAACTAAAAGGATATCATTATTATGAAACGCTGGAAAATGAAAAGCCGGATAGAAAGAGCTATTTTAATAACAACCGACGAATTACCTACCACGGCTCTTACCGCCATTTTTTGAAATCGATTTACGACAATGAGCCGGGGAAACAGGGCTACAAAATATTTAAATATCCGAAAAAGATTGACGCTGCCTTTTACCAAATCGAGGAGAAAGAGCCCAAAAACCAGGCAAGACAGTATATAATTTTAGCAGATACACTGGCTATTCAATACCGCTTTGATGACGACGAATATCCAATTCCTGCTGAATATCTTTCTGATCGCGACCACTACAACGTGCGAAAATCCTTTATCTACTCTACAAAACAACCTTTTACCATCCGCTCAAACGGAACAAGTCCCGATCCAAATTTTATTATTGAAGGAAGAATGGACAAAAAGAATTTCGCCAATTCGTTACCTGATGATTACGTACCACCAAAACGATAA
- a CDS encoding iron-containing alcohol dehydrogenase: MAVNFSFSTAGQIIFGNYSLEKVPDLVAGFGQKVILVTGKNPSRAEELMAKFSPGTDTVIFNIPGEPTTDLIEAGVKLARQHASEVVVGFGGGSVVDSAKAIAAMATNKGELLDYLEVIGRGKPLTEKPLPCIAIPTTAGTGAEVTKNSVIKSPENNVKVSLRSNQMYPDVAVVDPVLTWSIPPSLTASTGVDALTHLLETFVSNQANPYIDMVCREGLTRISRSLRKAYKDGNDKPAREDMAMASLLGGMALANVKLGAVHGFAGPMGGMFPIPHGAVCACLMTAVIEENIQSLRESKLKSSKYDELAKILTGNEKAISSDAAIWASELVAELQIPPLSEFGLTEENFPVLVAKAKVSSSMKGNPAKLTDEQLFRILQRSL, translated from the coding sequence ATGGCAGTTAATTTTTCATTTTCAACGGCGGGGCAAATCATTTTTGGCAATTACTCGTTGGAGAAAGTACCCGACCTTGTTGCCGGTTTTGGGCAGAAAGTGATTTTGGTAACAGGGAAAAATCCTTCGCGCGCCGAAGAATTGATGGCGAAATTCAGCCCCGGAACCGATACCGTAATTTTTAATATTCCCGGCGAGCCAACCACCGATTTGATTGAAGCCGGTGTTAAATTAGCACGCCAACATGCAAGTGAAGTGGTTGTCGGTTTTGGTGGGGGAAGTGTTGTTGACAGTGCAAAAGCGATTGCAGCCATGGCAACCAACAAAGGCGAATTGCTCGATTATTTGGAAGTAATTGGGCGCGGAAAACCGCTTACAGAAAAACCGTTGCCCTGTATCGCCATTCCAACCACTGCCGGAACCGGTGCCGAGGTAACCAAAAATTCGGTGATAAAGTCGCCCGAGAATAATGTGAAAGTTAGTTTGCGTAGTAACCAGATGTACCCCGATGTTGCGGTGGTTGATCCGGTACTCACCTGGTCGATACCACCATCATTAACAGCCAGTACCGGAGTTGATGCTTTAACTCATTTGCTGGAGACATTTGTGTCGAACCAGGCAAACCCGTATATCGATATGGTTTGCCGCGAGGGGTTAACACGAATTTCCCGATCTCTTCGAAAAGCTTATAAAGACGGTAACGATAAGCCGGCCCGCGAAGACATGGCCATGGCCAGCCTTTTGGGAGGAATGGCACTGGCCAACGTAAAACTGGGTGCGGTGCATGGTTTTGCCGGACCAATGGGAGGCATGTTTCCCATTCCGCACGGAGCTGTTTGCGCCTGCCTTATGACAGCCGTAATTGAAGAAAATATTCAGTCGTTGCGGGAAAGTAAACTCAAGAGCTCGAAATATGATGAGTTGGCAAAAATTCTAACCGGAAACGAAAAGGCTATTTCGAGTGATGCAGCCATTTGGGCGTCGGAATTGGTGGCAGAACTGCAGATACCGCCGCTTTCGGAATTTGGACTGACAGAAGAAAATTTTCCGGTACTGGTTGCAAAAGCAAAAGTATCGAGCAGTATGAAAGGCAATCCGGCAAAACTGACAGATGAGCAGTTGTTTCGGATTTTGCAGCGGTCGCTGTAA
- the corA gene encoding magnesium/cobalt transporter CorA, translated as MARFLKDRSKAKGMVPGSLVLIGRQKMDKPIFQIMRFNKDELLEETFETFAEIQQVYQPDQVNWINVYGLHDLDMIKQLGVEYKFPSLLLEDILNTDQSPKYENGESYDAFIMKILHQEEGSKRIHAEQITLVLGENYVLTLQERTGDVFDVVRERIRKNKGRVRVSGNDYLAYALMDALVDNYSILIENIGRQVEDMEDRLFKNMDAKIVEEIYQFKTELNYIRKAVRPMREFITNLLRTEDTFFQQKNIAFLKDLNDLIVQCTEAVEMYNSMTSDQLNIYNSNMSNKMNEVMKTLTIFASIFIPLTFIAGIYGMNFEYIPELKFKYGYLVFWIIILILAGGLLVYFKRKKWL; from the coding sequence ATGGCACGTTTTTTAAAAGATCGGTCAAAAGCAAAAGGAATGGTTCCAGGCTCGCTGGTACTTATTGGCAGGCAGAAAATGGACAAACCAATTTTCCAGATCATGCGGTTTAATAAGGACGAGTTGCTGGAAGAGACTTTCGAAACTTTCGCTGAAATTCAACAAGTTTACCAGCCCGACCAGGTGAACTGGATAAATGTTTATGGCTTGCACGATTTGGATATGATAAAGCAACTGGGGGTGGAATATAAGTTTCCGTCGTTATTGCTCGAAGATATTCTGAATACTGACCAATCTCCCAAGTACGAAAATGGAGAAAGTTACGATGCTTTTATCATGAAAATTCTGCATCAGGAAGAAGGATCGAAACGAATACATGCCGAGCAAATTACGCTTGTGCTTGGCGAAAATTATGTATTAACACTGCAGGAAAGAACAGGGGACGTATTTGATGTAGTACGCGAACGCATCCGTAAAAACAAAGGACGCGTTCGGGTTAGTGGGAACGATTATCTGGCGTATGCGCTGATGGATGCTTTGGTTGATAATTACTCGATTTTGATTGAGAATATTGGCCGGCAGGTGGAAGACATGGAAGATCGGCTTTTTAAAAACATGGACGCCAAAATAGTAGAAGAGATTTACCAGTTTAAAACCGAATTGAATTACATAAGAAAGGCCGTGCGCCCCATGCGAGAATTTATTACGAACTTGTTGAGAACGGAAGACACTTTCTTTCAGCAAAAGAATATTGCTTTTTTGAAAGACCTGAACGACCTGATTGTGCAATGCACCGAAGCGGTTGAAATGTATAATAGTATGACCTCGGACCAGCTGAATATTTATAATTCGAACATGAGTAACAAAATGAATGAGGTAATGAAAACCCTTACAATATTTGCCTCCATTTTTATTCCGCTAACTTTTATTGCCGGTATTTACGGAATGAACTTTGAATATATTCCCGAGCTGAAATTTAAGTATGGTTATCTGGTTTTCTGGATAATAATTTTAATTCTGGCAGGCGGATTGCTGGTTTATTTCAAACGAAAAAAGTGGTTGTAA
- a CDS encoding antibiotic biosynthesis monooxygenase, whose product MFIVHVFIHVKEDCLEAFKVATIENAKNSINEPGIARFDFVEQQNDPTRFVLVEVYRTADDPAKHKETAHYQKWRDTVVNMMAEPRSALKFYNVHPDEEGWD is encoded by the coding sequence ATGTTTATCGTTCATGTATTTATTCATGTAAAAGAAGATTGTCTCGAGGCGTTTAAAGTAGCCACCATCGAAAATGCAAAAAACAGTATTAATGAACCGGGAATTGCCCGTTTTGATTTTGTAGAACAACAAAACGACCCCACACGTTTTGTATTAGTAGAGGTGTATCGAACGGCCGACGATCCGGCAAAACACAAAGAAACGGCCCATTACCAAAAGTGGCGCGACACCGTTGTCAATATGATGGCTGAACCACGATCGGCACTAAAATTTTATAATGTACATCCCGACGAAGAAGGTTGGGATTAA
- the era gene encoding GTPase Era, which translates to MAHKAGFVNIVGNPNVGKSTIMNALVGEKLSIITQKMQTTRHRIKGIVSGEDFQIVYSDTPGILKPSYKLQESMMKFVDTALIDADVILFVTDVKEKVDKNPEYIEKVRKSNMPVIVLLNKIDLSNQEEVLKLYDHWSNTFPGADVFPISALEKFNIEPIFDRILEHLPEAPAFFSKDQLTDRNERFFMQEIIREKILLHYQKEIPYSVEVEVEEFKEEEKIINIRTVIYVSRESQKGIIIGHQGKSIKRVGTEARADAEEFFDKKIFLELYVKVAKDWREKDGQLKQFGYDKF; encoded by the coding sequence ATGGCACATAAAGCAGGATTTGTGAACATTGTTGGCAACCCGAATGTGGGTAAATCAACAATTATGAATGCACTGGTAGGCGAAAAACTGTCTATCATTACCCAAAAGATGCAAACCACACGCCACCGCATTAAAGGCATCGTAAGTGGCGAAGATTTCCAGATTGTTTATTCCGATACTCCCGGTATTCTGAAGCCCAGTTACAAGCTTCAGGAATCGATGATGAAGTTTGTTGATACAGCTTTGATCGATGCCGACGTGATTCTTTTTGTTACCGATGTTAAAGAAAAGGTAGACAAAAATCCGGAGTACATCGAGAAAGTACGAAAATCGAACATGCCGGTTATCGTGTTGCTGAACAAGATAGATCTGTCGAACCAGGAAGAGGTTTTGAAACTGTACGATCACTGGTCGAACACTTTCCCCGGAGCGGATGTTTTCCCGATTTCGGCACTCGAAAAATTCAATATCGAACCTATTTTCGATCGTATTTTGGAGCATTTGCCAGAAGCTCCGGCCTTTTTCTCAAAAGATCAATTAACCGACCGCAACGAGCGCTTTTTTATGCAGGAAATTATTCGCGAAAAAATCCTTTTGCATTACCAAAAAGAGATTCCTTATTCGGTTGAAGTAGAAGTTGAAGAGTTTAAAGAAGAGGAGAAGATTATCAATATCCGCACGGTGATTTATGTTTCGCGCGAGAGCCAGAAGGGAATTATCATTGGTCATCAGGGAAAAAGTATAAAACGTGTGGGAACAGAAGCACGTGCTGATGCTGAAGAGTTTTTCGACAAGAAAATTTTTCTGGAGTTGTATGTGAAAGTAGCCAAAGACTGGCGCGAAAAAGACGGTCAGTTGAAACAATTTGGATACGATAAATTTTAA
- the der gene encoding ribosome biogenesis GTPase Der, with protein sequence MSSRIVAIVGRPNVGKSTLFNRLIEQRKAIVDETAGVTRDRNYGKGEWIGVEYSVIDTGGYVVNSEDVFEAEINKQVHLAIDEADVIMFVVDVEAGITDLDDAIANILRRSKKEIILVVNKVDNNNRILDAQEFYGLGLGDIHCISSMTGSGTGDMLDALVAKFPNRESLEEEHELPHISVVGRPNVGKSSFINALIGEDRNIVTDVAGTTRDSIHTRYNKFGHDFMIVDTAGLRKKGKVSEDLEFYSVLRSVRTIENSDVCLLLIDATRGVEAQDMNILNLIIKNKKGVVILVNKWDLIDKDTMTTKKLTEEIQNRIAPFTDVPILFISALTKQRVHKALEVAMQVHENRKQRIKTSELNQVLLDAIEEYGPPSVKGKYIKIKYCTQLPSPTPAFALFANLPQYIKEPYKRYIENQLRDNFDFTGVPIQIYFRQK encoded by the coding sequence ATGAGCAGCAGAATAGTAGCTATAGTAGGACGCCCGAATGTTGGGAAATCAACTTTGTTTAATCGTTTGATTGAACAGCGAAAAGCCATTGTTGACGAAACAGCCGGCGTGACCCGCGACCGTAATTACGGAAAAGGCGAGTGGATTGGCGTTGAATATTCGGTGATCGACACCGGAGGTTATGTGGTAAATTCGGAAGATGTTTTTGAAGCAGAAATCAACAAACAAGTTCATTTGGCCATTGATGAGGCCGATGTAATTATGTTTGTGGTTGACGTGGAAGCCGGAATTACCGACCTGGATGATGCCATTGCGAATATCTTACGTCGTAGCAAAAAGGAGATTATCCTGGTAGTAAACAAGGTCGACAACAATAACCGTATTCTTGATGCACAGGAATTTTACGGATTGGGATTGGGCGATATTCACTGTATTTCGTCGATGACCGGAAGTGGAACCGGCGATATGCTGGATGCCCTGGTTGCCAAATTTCCGAATAGAGAATCGTTGGAAGAGGAACACGAATTGCCGCATATTTCTGTAGTTGGCCGCCCGAATGTTGGTAAATCGTCGTTTATTAATGCTTTGATTGGCGAAGACCGCAACATTGTAACCGACGTGGCAGGAACAACCCGCGATTCTATTCATACCCGATACAATAAGTTTGGTCACGATTTTATGATCGTTGACACAGCCGGACTGCGTAAAAAAGGAAAAGTAAGCGAAGACCTGGAGTTTTATTCCGTATTGCGTTCGGTGCGAACCATCGAAAATTCGGATGTTTGTTTGTTGCTGATCGATGCAACACGTGGTGTGGAAGCACAAGATATGAACATCCTGAACCTGATCATAAAAAACAAAAAGGGAGTGGTTATTTTGGTGAATAAATGGGATTTGATTGACAAAGATACCATGACCACCAAAAAACTGACCGAAGAAATTCAAAATCGGATAGCACCGTTTACCGATGTGCCAATTCTGTTTATTTCGGCACTTACAAAACAACGTGTACACAAAGCGTTGGAGGTTGCAATGCAGGTACACGAAAACCGCAAGCAGCGTATTAAAACATCGGAATTAAACCAGGTATTACTCGACGCAATTGAAGAATACGGACCTCCGTCAGTTAAAGGTAAATACATAAAAATTAAGTATTGTACGCAGTTGCCATCGCCAACACCGGCGTTTGCATTATTTGCCAACTTGCCGCAATACATTAAAGAACCGTATAAAAGGTATATCGAAAACCAGTTACGCGACAACTTTGATTTTACCGGCGTACCGATTCAAATTTATTTCAGACAGAAATAG